A single window of Bufo bufo chromosome 10, aBufBuf1.1, whole genome shotgun sequence DNA harbors:
- the LOC120980624 gene encoding E3 SUMO-protein ligase ZBED1-like yields MKDATMLMSEERNPTVSLIAPINAQLLQSMTDTMGDTPMIHEIKNSIRTDLQKRYSSEAEKKILHTASALDPRFKGLPFILTDEERLEIFKGVTEEAASLEITSDESERTQEDHQVPRRKQTLEEEDSSPIEDNHSPPSPPKKARSLLVSLLGQSFTDTEGTIEPKKTPYAKAEEEMENYCKAPPLPLTEDPLNWWREHEVIFPLLSRLSKQYLCIPGTSVSAERVFSTAGDVVTAKRSALKPDHVDQLVFLQKNLHVPKC; encoded by the exons ATGAAGGATGCAACCATGCTGATGTCAGAAGAGCGCAATCCAACAGTTTCTCTCATTGCCCCTATAAATGCACAACTTCTCCAGAGCATGACAGACACGATGGGAGACACACCCATGATCCATGAGATCAAGAATTCTATTAGAACAGATCTCCAGAAGAGGTACAGCAGTGAGGCCGAGAAGAAGATCCTTCATACAGCCTCTGCACTGGATCCTCGCTTTAAGGGACTGCCTTtcatcctcacagatgaagaaagATTGGAGATATTTAAAGGAGTCACTGAGGAAGCTGCATCCTTGGAG ATTACATCAGATGAGAGTGAGAGGACACAAGAGGATCATCAAGTGCCTAGAAGAAAACAAACTCTGGAAGAAGAGGACAGTTCACCCATCGAAGACAACCATTCTCCACCATCTCCTCCCAAAAAGGCCAGATCGCTGCTCGTGAGTTTGCTGGGACAgtctttcactgacactgaaggtACAATAGAACCCAAAAAGACCCCCTATGCCAAGGCTGAAGAGGAAATGGAAAACTATTGTAAAGCCCCACCTCTGCCTCTCACTGAGGACCCTTTGAACTGGTGGCGTGAGCATGAGGTCATATTTCCCCTCCTTTCTCGGCTGTCAAAGCAATACTTGTGTATCCCAGGTACAAGCGTGTCTGCAGAGCGGGTTTTCTCCACTGCAGGAGATGTGGTAACTGCAAAAAGAAGCGCCCTCAAACCAGACCATGTAGATCAATTGGTGTTCTTACAGAAAAATCTACATGTTCCCAAATGCTGA